The following are from one region of the Arcobacter defluvii genome:
- a CDS encoding DUF294 nucleotidyltransferase-like domain-containing protein, whose product MSIQDQEAFLSNIHPFQVLTPGQMSMCIQHMDIAYYPKDSILISPEKIPEHFFIIIKGSVYEYSVDNIIVMDYQHEDSFDSNSLIYGKCANTFKVNEELICYEIEKNTFLSLIEKNQQFKDYFLKDLVNKIQTLKDKEYTSQLSSFMIAKVEDTLIHEACIVEENTRLIDAIEKSMEYKTSTIIVKKDSGKYGIITDSLLKVKVLLEGRDLTIPVVDIAIFPLLTVHNDDYLFEALTILIKKNIKRIGVTNNKGEMIGILEQIDVLSHFANHTYVVDSKIKKAKKIEDLKDASKDLLNIIKSLHAKGVKVNHISNLIGQLNTKVYQKLYSLVLPKELQKDACFIVMGSEGRNEQIIKTDQDNALVIKDDVNVEQYRPYMEQITKHLIDFGYPPCEGNIMVSNPFWCKTVSEYKKETIRWIEAPDMQNYMDLAIFFDSFAVAGDKELLINLKDNLFNKLHDKDVFMAYFARATLAFDTPTTISNFMTKTHFIDIKKAAVFPIVQGIRSLALRERIRETTTVKRIKILEEKKILEKSKAAELIEAFDVVNTLRLKSQLDDIQAGKKINNEIDTHALGKIERDLLKDSFKIIIEFKKFINYVFKIDKIS is encoded by the coding sequence ATGAGTATACAAGACCAAGAGGCTTTTTTATCTAATATTCATCCATTTCAAGTTTTAACACCAGGACAAATGTCCATGTGTATCCAACACATGGATATTGCATATTATCCAAAAGATTCAATACTAATTAGCCCCGAAAAAATACCTGAACATTTTTTTATAATTATTAAAGGTTCAGTATATGAATATTCAGTAGACAATATAATTGTTATGGATTATCAACACGAAGATTCTTTTGATTCTAATTCTTTAATATATGGAAAATGTGCAAATACTTTCAAAGTAAATGAAGAGTTAATTTGCTATGAAATCGAAAAAAATACTTTCCTTTCATTAATTGAAAAAAATCAACAATTTAAAGATTATTTCTTAAAAGATTTAGTTAATAAAATCCAAACTCTAAAAGATAAAGAATATACATCTCAATTATCATCTTTTATGATTGCAAAAGTTGAAGATACATTGATCCATGAAGCTTGTATAGTTGAAGAGAACACAAGATTGATTGATGCAATAGAAAAATCAATGGAATATAAAACTTCTACAATAATAGTAAAAAAAGATTCAGGGAAATATGGAATAATTACTGATTCTTTATTAAAAGTAAAAGTTTTACTTGAAGGTAGAGATTTGACAATTCCTGTTGTTGATATTGCAATATTTCCACTTCTTACAGTTCACAATGATGATTATTTATTTGAAGCACTAACTATATTAATCAAGAAAAATATTAAAAGAATTGGTGTAACAAATAATAAAGGTGAAATGATAGGAATTTTAGAACAAATTGATGTACTTTCACATTTTGCAAATCATACATATGTTGTAGATTCAAAAATAAAAAAAGCTAAAAAAATAGAAGATTTAAAAGATGCTAGTAAAGATTTATTAAATATTATAAAAAGTCTACATGCAAAAGGGGTAAAAGTAAATCATATATCAAACTTGATTGGTCAATTAAATACAAAAGTATATCAAAAACTATATAGTTTAGTATTACCAAAAGAGTTACAAAAAGATGCTTGTTTTATTGTTATGGGAAGTGAAGGAAGAAATGAGCAGATTATTAAAACAGACCAAGATAATGCGCTTGTTATAAAAGATGATGTTAATGTTGAACAATATAGACCATATATGGAACAGATTACAAAACACTTAATTGATTTTGGTTATCCTCCTTGTGAAGGAAATATTATGGTTTCAAATCCATTTTGGTGTAAAACTGTTAGTGAATATAAAAAAGAGACTATTCGATGGATTGAAGCTCCTGATATGCAAAACTATATGGATTTAGCAATTTTCTTTGATTCTTTCGCAGTTGCAGGAGACAAAGAATTACTAATAAATTTAAAAGATAATTTATTTAATAAATTACATGATAAAGATGTTTTTATGGCATATTTTGCAAGAGCAACTCTAGCTTTTGATACACCAACAACAATATCTAATTTTATGACCAAAACACATTTTATTGATATAAAAAAAGCTGCTGTGTTTCCAATTGTTCAAGGAATTAGAAGTTTAGCATTAAGAGAAAGAATTAGAGAGACTACAACTGTAAAAAGAATTAAAATTTTAGAAGAGAAAAAAATTCTAGAAAAAAGTAAAGCAGCAGAATTAATTGAAGCATTTGATGTAGTAAATACTCTAAGATTAAAGTCTCAACTAGATGATATACAAGCAGGAAAAAAAATCAACAATGAAATAGACACTCACGCTCTTGGGAAAATTGAAAGAGATTTATTAAAAGATTCTTTCAAAATTATTATTGAATTTAAAAAATTCATTAATTATGTATTTAAAATTGATAAGATTTCATGA
- a CDS encoding sodium:solute symporter family protein, with protein MELQTLIYLFVGISFAIYIGIALWAKAGSTKDFYVAGGGVHPVANGMATADDWMSAASFISMAGIIAFKGSDASAYLMGWTGGYVLLAMLLAPYLRKFGKFTVPDFVGDRYYSDVARLVAVIGVIFVSFTYVAGQMRGVGIVFSRFLQVDVNTGVMIGMAIVFFYSVLGGMKGITYTQVAQYVVMIFAYTIPAIFLSLQVTDTFLPQLGIFGQTTVAFNDGVKIIPEGTYLLHALDSAISDLGFGNYTEPTNLWNMFMLTTALMLGTAGLPHVIVRFFTVPTVKDARVSAGWALVFIAIMYTSASAVAAFSRVNLIKNVQNVEYSAFVNGEAKHADGTPNHGKWFQTWEQGGLLAWNDRNGDGKIQYASGPAFDGKGGKPVFDGDKRAEDGHKLTTNAKGAPDEAELAKGNGIANELYVDNDIMVLANPEIANLPNWVIALIAAGGLAAALSTAAGLLLVIASAISHDLMGQVIFKDKITGKSTLNEKTELMWARISAIVAIVIAGYLGINPPGFVAQVVAFAFGLAAAAFFPTIILGVFDKRMNKEGAIAGILVGLFFTFGYIVYFVFMGGKPENYLFGINPTGIGTIGTLLHLIVAIVVSRMTPPPPQEIQDLVERIRIPSGAGQALDH; from the coding sequence ATGGAATTACAAACATTAATTTATCTATTCGTAGGTATTTCTTTCGCAATTTATATTGGTATTGCTTTATGGGCAAAAGCTGGCTCAACTAAAGATTTCTATGTTGCTGGTGGTGGAGTTCATCCTGTTGCAAATGGTATGGCAACAGCAGATGACTGGATGAGTGCAGCATCGTTTATTTCGATGGCAGGTATTATTGCTTTTAAAGGTAGTGATGCAAGTGCTTATTTAATGGGATGGACAGGAGGATATGTTCTTCTTGCTATGTTACTAGCTCCTTACTTAAGAAAATTTGGTAAATTTACTGTTCCTGATTTTGTAGGAGATAGATATTATTCAGATGTTGCTAGATTAGTTGCAGTTATTGGTGTTATATTTGTTTCATTTACATATGTTGCAGGTCAAATGAGAGGGGTTGGAATTGTTTTCTCAAGATTCTTACAAGTTGATGTAAATACAGGTGTTATGATTGGTATGGCAATAGTATTCTTTTACTCTGTTCTTGGAGGAATGAAAGGTATTACATATACTCAAGTAGCACAATATGTTGTAATGATTTTTGCTTATACAATTCCAGCAATTTTCTTATCATTACAAGTAACTGATACATTCTTACCTCAATTAGGTATTTTTGGACAAACAACTGTTGCATTTAACGATGGAGTAAAAATTATCCCAGAAGGTACATATTTACTACATGCTTTAGACTCTGCAATTAGTGATTTAGGTTTTGGTAACTATACTGAACCAACAAATTTATGGAATATGTTTATGCTAACAACTGCTTTAATGCTAGGTACAGCTGGACTTCCTCACGTTATTGTTAGATTCTTTACAGTTCCTACAGTAAAAGATGCAAGAGTATCTGCTGGATGGGCTTTAGTATTTATTGCGATTATGTATACATCTGCTTCAGCAGTTGCAGCATTCTCAAGAGTTAACTTAATTAAAAATGTTCAAAATGTTGAATATTCAGCATTTGTAAATGGTGAAGCAAAACATGCAGATGGAACACCAAATCATGGGAAATGGTTCCAAACTTGGGAACAAGGTGGATTATTGGCATGGAATGATAGAAATGGTGATGGTAAAATCCAATATGCTTCAGGTCCAGCATTTGATGGTAAAGGTGGAAAACCTGTATTTGATGGTGATAAAAGAGCTGAAGATGGCCATAAATTAACAACTAATGCAAAAGGTGCACCTGATGAAGCTGAATTAGCAAAAGGAAATGGAATTGCAAATGAACTTTATGTTGATAATGATATTATGGTTCTTGCGAATCCTGAAATTGCAAACTTACCAAACTGGGTTATTGCACTAATTGCAGCTGGAGGTTTAGCAGCAGCATTATCAACAGCGGCAGGTTTATTACTTGTAATTGCTTCAGCTATTTCACACGATTTAATGGGACAAGTTATTTTTAAAGATAAAATAACTGGTAAATCTACATTAAATGAAAAAACTGAATTAATGTGGGCAAGAATTTCAGCTATCGTTGCAATTGTTATTGCAGGATATTTAGGAATTAACCCTCCAGGTTTTGTTGCACAAGTTGTTGCATTTGCATTTGGTTTAGCAGCAGCAGCATTCTTCCCAACAATTATTCTTGGAGTATTTGATAAAAGAATGAATAAAGAAGGTGCAATTGCAGGTATTTTAGTTGGTTTATTCTTCACATTTGGATACATTGTGTACTTTGTATTTATGGGTGGAAAACCAGAAAACTATTTATTTGGAATTAATCCAACAGGTATTGGTACAATCGGAACATTATTACACTTAATTGTAGCAATAGTTGTATCAAGAATGACTCCTCCACCTCCACAAGAGATTCAAGATTTAGTAGAAAGAATCAGAATTCCTTCAGGTGCAGGTCAAGCATTAGATCACTAA
- a CDS encoding DUF4212 domain-containing protein, which translates to MSPEKAQAYWKENISMIIKLLVVWFLVSFGCGILFINELNTIEISGVKLGFWFAQQGAIYVFVILIFVYVKVMSGIDEKYGVHE; encoded by the coding sequence ATGAGTCCAGAGAAAGCACAAGCATACTGGAAAGAAAATATTTCTATGATTATCAAATTACTTGTAGTTTGGTTTCTAGTTTCTTTTGGTTGTGGGATTTTATTTATCAATGAGCTTAACACTATTGAAATAAGTGGAGTTAAGTTAGGGTTTTGGTTTGCACAACAAGGTGCGATATATGTATTTGTTATCTTAATTTTTGTTTATGTAAAAGTAATGTCAGGAATTGATGAGAAATACGGTGTACATGAATAG
- a CDS encoding response regulator transcription factor, with the protein MKILLLEDELMLNNAISEYLRNIGHMVESFSDGQEVLDNINSSYDLLVLDINVPTKDGFQILSELNSKKIYIPTIFISALIDIEDISKAYNLGCREYIKKPFHLGELGIKINQILKKEQNNTSHIRFSENYSYSKEKQTLYFNGEPQNLTKKQLEIIHILALNINMIVDFERFRIDIWDGENIDNPTIRAEISRLKKALKEDFIKNIRGLGYKIDRYYSV; encoded by the coding sequence ATGAAGATACTACTACTTGAAGATGAATTGATGCTAAATAATGCAATTAGTGAATATTTGAGAAATATTGGTCATATGGTTGAAAGTTTTTCAGATGGACAAGAAGTGTTAGATAATATAAATAGTTCTTATGATTTATTAGTATTAGATATAAATGTCCCTACAAAAGATGGTTTTCAAATCTTAAGTGAATTAAATAGTAAAAAAATTTATATTCCCACAATCTTTATTTCTGCATTAATTGATATTGAAGACATAAGTAAAGCATATAATCTTGGATGTAGAGAATATATAAAAAAACCTTTTCATTTAGGTGAGTTAGGTATAAAAATAAATCAAATACTAAAAAAAGAACAAAATAACACTTCTCACATAAGATTTTCGGAAAATTATTCTTATTCTAAAGAGAAACAAACACTGTATTTCAATGGTGAACCACAAAATCTTACAAAAAAACAATTAGAAATTATTCATATACTTGCACTTAATATAAATATGATTGTTGACTTTGAAAGATTTAGAATCGATATCTGGGATGGAGAAAATATAGATAATCCAACAATAAGAGCAGAAATTTCAAGATTAAAAAAAGCATTAAAAGAAGATTTTATAAAAAATATTAGAGGACTTGGATATAAAATAGACAGATATTATTCTGTATAA
- a CDS encoding cache domain-containing protein, which translates to MLKAKSLYHLIVYSILFIIVLISFFTFIIIDNAHEELQEKIHTLKIDYTNNQKALIKNHVNYIINFIDYYYNQNKDTKSVETIQKEVIEAIEKLRITDNRNEYIFIYDFNGKVIQSSVAKENIGKNFLNVIDPNGKEVIKELINTSKKPFGGYVDYVWFKPEINKETNKVSYAKSYNRWNWTVGKGVYLDEIDKLVHIKEEEYNEKISNYTLQITSLTIMLILYSIFIYKNATILIVNDVKEIGKYFKESQKNDNPINQNRIIFGEFKVIANYATDAMNNIKLRTHMLEDLNKNLEYKVNEKTKELTNLIESQKQFIKNSVHEINTPLSIIQTNIDLLKMKIPNNKYITNIESGSKIIQYIYDDLSYLVKKDRVIYEKEYLDFTTILKNRLDFFDEIAKSNSLYFINSIEDDLYIKFNNTELQRIIDNNLSNAIKYSYAKSPIFVKLYYLNDDEIEFSVATNSQKIENTNKIFDDFYRENSARGGFGLGLKIVKDICDKNLVIIRLDSKEKETKFTYRFKINEDTTT; encoded by the coding sequence ATGTTAAAAGCAAAAAGTCTCTATCATCTGATCGTTTATAGTATATTATTTATTATTGTTCTTATATCTTTTTTTACATTTATTATTATAGACAATGCTCATGAAGAACTACAAGAAAAAATACATACACTAAAAATTGATTATACAAATAATCAAAAGGCATTAATAAAAAATCATGTCAATTACATAATTAATTTTATAGATTATTACTATAATCAAAATAAAGATACAAAATCTGTTGAAACTATTCAAAAAGAAGTAATTGAAGCAATTGAGAAATTAAGAATCACGGATAATCGTAATGAATATATTTTTATATATGATTTTAATGGTAAAGTAATACAAAGTTCAGTTGCGAAAGAAAATATTGGAAAAAACTTTTTAAATGTTATTGATCCTAATGGGAAAGAAGTAATAAAAGAATTAATAAACACTTCAAAAAAACCTTTTGGTGGTTATGTTGATTATGTTTGGTTTAAGCCTGAAATCAACAAAGAAACAAATAAAGTTTCCTATGCTAAATCTTATAATAGATGGAATTGGACTGTTGGAAAAGGTGTTTATCTTGATGAGATTGATAAACTTGTTCATATAAAAGAAGAAGAATATAATGAAAAAATATCAAATTATACTCTACAAATTACTTCTTTGACTATAATGTTGATACTTTATTCAATTTTTATTTATAAAAATGCAACTATATTGATTGTAAATGATGTAAAAGAAATTGGTAAATATTTTAAAGAATCACAAAAAAATGATAATCCTATAAATCAAAATAGAATCATATTTGGTGAATTTAAAGTTATTGCTAATTATGCAACTGATGCAATGAATAATATAAAATTAAGAACTCATATGCTTGAAGATTTAAATAAGAACCTTGAATATAAAGTAAATGAAAAAACTAAAGAACTTACAAATCTTATTGAGTCTCAAAAACAATTTATTAAAAATTCTGTACATGAAATTAATACTCCATTATCTATCATACAAACAAACATAGATTTATTAAAAATGAAAATTCCAAATAACAAGTATATTACAAACATAGAATCTGGGTCGAAAATTATTCAATATATCTATGATGATTTATCCTATCTTGTAAAAAAAGATAGAGTTATTTATGAAAAAGAATATTTAGATTTTACAACTATACTTAAAAATAGATTGGATTTTTTTGATGAAATTGCTAAATCAAATTCATTATACTTTATCAATAGCATAGAAGATGATTTATACATAAAGTTTAATAATACTGAGCTTCAAAGAATTATAGATAATAATCTTTCAAATGCAATTAAATATTCATATGCAAAATCACCAATTTTTGTAAAATTATACTATTTAAATGATGATGAAATTGAATTTTCAGTAGCTACAAATTCTCAAAAAATAGAGAATACAAATAAAATCTTTGATGATTTTTATAGAGAGAATTCTGCTCGTGGTGGTTTTGGATTAGGATTAAAAATTGTAAAAGATATATGTGATAAAAATTTAGTTATAATCAGGCTCGATTCAAAGGAAAAAGAGACAAAATTTACTTATAGGTTTAAAATAAATGAAGATACTACTACTTGA
- a CDS encoding CinA family protein, which produces MYENIFNENDMIKLQELLRTHNKTITAAESCTGGLVASLITRISGSSDIFNGSIVSYSNKIKNQELNVKYKTLEEFGAVSHQVVNEMLDGVIKKFDADFAIAISGIAGPTGGNESKPTGTVVIGFCDTKSHKMVHTHHFTGSREEVQFQAAKTSLKEISKFIKKSLDK; this is translated from the coding sequence ATGTATGAAAATATATTTAATGAAAATGATATGATAAAGTTACAAGAGCTTTTAAGAACACATAATAAAACTATAACCGCTGCAGAATCTTGTACAGGAGGATTAGTAGCAAGTCTAATTACAAGAATTTCTGGTTCATCTGATATTTTTAATGGAAGTATAGTGAGTTATTCAAATAAAATAAAAAATCAAGAATTAAACGTAAAATATAAAACATTGGAAGAGTTTGGTGCAGTAAGTCATCAAGTTGTGAATGAAATGTTAGATGGTGTAATTAAAAAATTTGATGCAGATTTTGCAATTGCTATCTCAGGAATTGCCGGACCAACTGGTGGAAATGAATCGAAACCTACAGGAACTGTTGTTATTGGTTTTTGTGATACAAAATCCCATAAAATGGTTCATACACATCATTTTACTGGTTCAAGAGAAGAAGTACAATTTCAAGCTGCAAAAACATCTTTAAAAGAAATTTCAAAATTTATAAAAAAAAGTCTTGACAAATAA
- a CDS encoding FAD-dependent oxidoreductase — MNEKHYEVVIVGGGISGAALFFELAKYSDVNSMCLLEKYEDLATLNSKGTSNSQTIHVGDIETNYTFEKAKITKRTAKMIEKFNLMYDLQDKIMFKHQKMALGVGEKEVQFITDRYNKFKEIFPYLELWDKETLKEKEPLLVWADKERTKERPEPIVAMGTADQYTTVDFGAMTKELVKAGQNADSSKTTDVFFNSEVEEIEKVGNKFKLTTINGTVYTADFVVVDAGAHSLFLAHKMGYGKHMGSLSMAGSFYITSGHFLNGKVYMVQNDKLPFAALHGDPDILCEGKTRFGPTALALLVLERYKGGKSFFQCLKTMNFDGSILKIFWDLLKDSDIRNYIFKNFLFEVPGINKGLFVKDARKIVPSLSVDDIEYAKGFGGVRPQVLNKTEKKLMLGEASITELEGIIFNMTPSPGATSCLGNAERDIKKVCQSLGKTFYEDKFLADFTDDK; from the coding sequence ATGAATGAAAAACACTATGAAGTAGTAATTGTTGGTGGAGGAATCTCTGGGGCAGCTCTATTTTTCGAGTTAGCAAAATATTCTGATGTAAACAGTATGTGTTTATTAGAAAAATATGAGGACTTAGCTACATTAAACTCAAAAGGTACAAGTAACTCTCAAACTATTCACGTAGGTGATATTGAAACAAACTATACTTTTGAAAAAGCAAAAATTACAAAAAGAACTGCAAAAATGATTGAAAAATTCAATCTTATGTATGATCTTCAAGATAAAATCATGTTTAAACACCAAAAAATGGCTCTTGGAGTTGGTGAAAAAGAAGTTCAATTTATAACTGATAGATATAATAAGTTTAAAGAAATTTTCCCTTACTTAGAATTATGGGATAAAGAAACTTTAAAAGAAAAAGAACCTTTATTAGTATGGGCTGATAAAGAAAGAACAAAAGAAAGACCTGAACCAATTGTTGCAATGGGTACAGCTGATCAATATACAACTGTTGATTTTGGTGCTATGACTAAAGAATTAGTTAAAGCTGGTCAAAATGCTGATTCATCAAAAACAACAGATGTATTCTTCAATTCTGAAGTTGAAGAGATTGAAAAAGTTGGAAATAAATTTAAATTAACAACAATTAATGGTACAGTTTATACAGCAGATTTTGTTGTTGTTGATGCTGGTGCACACTCTTTATTCTTAGCACATAAAATGGGTTATGGAAAACATATGGGTTCTTTATCTATGGCTGGTTCATTCTATATTACAAGTGGACATTTCTTAAATGGTAAAGTTTATATGGTACAAAATGACAAATTACCATTTGCAGCTCTTCATGGAGATCCAGATATCTTATGTGAAGGTAAAACAAGATTTGGACCAACTGCATTAGCATTATTAGTTCTTGAAAGATATAAAGGTGGAAAATCATTCTTCCAATGTTTAAAAACAATGAACTTTGATGGAAGCATTTTAAAAATCTTCTGGGATTTATTAAAAGATTCAGATATCAGAAACTATATCTTCAAAAACTTCTTATTTGAAGTTCCAGGAATCAACAAAGGTCTATTTGTTAAAGATGCAAGAAAAATCGTTCCTTCTTTAAGTGTAGATGATATTGAATATGCAAAAGGATTTGGTGGTGTTAGACCTCAAGTTCTAAACAAAACAGAGAAAAAATTAATGCTTGGTGAAGCTTCAATTACAGAATTAGAAGGAATCATCTTTAATATGACTCCATCTCCAGGTGCAACTTCTTGTTTAGGAAATGCAGAAAGAGATATTAAAAAAGTATGTCAATCTTTAGGTAAAACTTTCTACGAAGATAAATTCTTAGCAGATTTTACAGACGATAAATAA
- the ileS gene encoding isoleucine--tRNA ligase produces the protein MDYKESLLLPKTDFPMRGNLPQNEPVKYKQWDDKKVYEKMKKNRVECPSFTLHDGPPYANGNIHIGHALNKILKDIINKFHYFEGKSIRYVPGWDCHGLPIEQKVEEKIGSEKKKELPKSKLRQLCRDHATKFVEIQKDEFKKLGVIADWENPYLTMDFKFEANIYRELCAIAKQGLLVQRSKPVYWSWAAQTALAEAEVEYEDKTSPSIFVAFKHENIDASIVIWTTTPWTLPANTGISLNGEEEYVKTSDKFIVARKLYNSLIESGVISGEIVETINPKDLENTFAINPLNGRTSKIVLGDHVMMDSGTGAVHTAPGHGEDDYKVGLVYNLDVIMPVDAYGKYDETIVREKLFKDTDKYLGLNVFKANELILEELGSALLKRVDIRHSYPHCWRTHTPIIFRATKQWFISIDDKYGNKNNTLRENALEVVENLKFYPEWGRNRLKAMLEGRPDWCISRQRDWGVPIAFFRNKKTDEIIFDEKVLNYTAMIFEQKGCDAWYDLEISELLYPGSGLNPDDLEKTLDILDVWFDSGSTQNAVLRSRNYDAGTFPADMYLEGSDQHRGWFQSSLLTTLASSEIAPYKSILTHGFTVDEKGEKMSKSKGNVVAPDKVIKEYGSEILRLWVAMSDYQSDLKISDNILKQNGELYRKIRNTARFLLANISDLEEIVDVSKMGPLDKWILNKAKKVFDEIEAAFSVYEFSKGLNKLNNFLVVDLSGIYLDVCKDRLYCDDKNDIHRLASQSAMALIAKKLISTLACILTYTMDELLEFAPKFIKENCEDIFDYKKFDLPQVESSINEEILIEAKEKFSEIKDSLSKEKVIKSTLELMIYTNCEEILALDEVESSDWFLVSSVTNNKQNSDILGSFQIDGKDFEVYKAVAHKCPRCWKFTATAEETLCNRCEEVLK, from the coding sequence ATGGATTATAAAGAGAGTTTATTGCTTCCAAAAACAGATTTTCCAATGAGAGGGAATCTCCCTCAAAATGAGCCTGTTAAATATAAGCAATGGGATGACAAAAAAGTTTACGAAAAAATGAAAAAAAATAGAGTGGAGTGTCCATCATTTACACTTCACGATGGACCTCCTTATGCAAATGGGAATATTCATATTGGTCATGCTTTAAATAAAATTCTAAAAGATATTATTAACAAATTTCATTATTTTGAAGGAAAATCAATAAGATACGTTCCAGGTTGGGATTGTCATGGTTTACCAATAGAACAAAAAGTAGAAGAAAAAATTGGTAGTGAAAAGAAAAAAGAGCTTCCAAAATCAAAATTAAGACAATTATGTAGAGACCATGCAACTAAATTTGTTGAAATTCAAAAAGATGAATTCAAAAAATTAGGAGTTATTGCTGATTGGGAAAATCCTTATTTAACAATGGATTTTAAATTTGAAGCAAATATTTATAGAGAGTTATGTGCAATTGCAAAACAAGGTTTATTAGTTCAAAGAAGTAAACCAGTTTATTGGTCTTGGGCTGCTCAAACAGCACTTGCTGAAGCAGAAGTTGAATATGAAGATAAAACATCTCCTTCAATATTTGTAGCGTTTAAACATGAAAATATTGATGCAAGTATAGTTATATGGACTACAACACCTTGGACACTTCCTGCAAATACAGGAATTTCATTAAATGGTGAAGAAGAATATGTAAAAACTTCTGATAAATTTATAGTAGCACGTAAACTATATAACTCATTAATAGAAAGTGGTGTAATTTCTGGAGAAATTGTTGAAACTATTAATCCAAAAGATTTAGAAAATACATTTGCAATTAATCCATTAAATGGAAGAACTTCTAAAATTGTTTTAGGTGATCATGTTATGATGGATTCAGGAACTGGAGCAGTTCACACAGCACCAGGACATGGAGAAGATGACTATAAAGTTGGTCTTGTTTATAATCTTGATGTTATTATGCCTGTTGATGCATATGGAAAATATGATGAAACAATAGTTAGAGAAAAATTATTTAAGGATACTGATAAATATTTAGGATTAAATGTATTCAAAGCAAATGAGTTAATTTTAGAAGAATTAGGAAGTGCTTTATTGAAAAGAGTAGATATTAGACACTCTTATCCACACTGTTGGAGAACACATACCCCAATTATTTTTAGAGCAACAAAACAATGGTTTATCTCTATTGATGATAAATATGGTAATAAAAATAATACATTAAGAGAAAATGCTTTAGAAGTAGTTGAAAATCTAAAATTTTATCCAGAATGGGGAAGAAATAGATTAAAAGCAATGTTAGAAGGAAGACCTGATTGGTGTATTTCAAGACAAAGAGATTGGGGAGTTCCAATTGCATTTTTTAGAAATAAAAAAACTGATGAAATCATTTTTGATGAAAAAGTTTTAAATTATACAGCAATGATTTTTGAACAAAAAGGTTGTGATGCTTGGTATGATTTAGAAATTTCTGAACTTTTATATCCAGGAAGTGGATTAAATCCTGATGATTTAGAAAAAACTTTAGATATTTTAGATGTTTGGTTTGATAGTGGTTCAACTCAAAATGCAGTTTTAAGAAGTAGAAATTACGATGCTGGAACTTTCCCTGCTGATATGTATCTTGAAGGAAGTGACCAACATAGAGGTTGGTTCCAATCTTCACTTTTAACTACACTTGCTTCAAGTGAAATTGCTCCTTATAAATCGATTTTAACACATGGATTCACTGTTGATGAAAAAGGTGAAAAAATGTCTAAATCAAAAGGGAATGTTGTAGCTCCTGATAAAGTTATAAAAGAGTATGGAAGTGAAATTTTAAGACTTTGGGTTGCAATGAGTGATTATCAATCTGATTTAAAAATCTCTGATAATATTCTAAAACAAAATGGCGAGTTATATAGAAAAATTAGAAATACAGCAAGATTTTTACTTGCAAATATTAGTGATTTAGAAGAGATAGTTGATGTTTCTAAAATGGGTCCATTAGATAAATGGATATTAAATAAAGCTAAAAAAGTATTTGATGAAATTGAAGCTGCATTTAGTGTTTATGAATTTTCAAAAGGTTTAAATAAATTAAATAACTTCTTAGTTGTTGATTTATCTGGAATTTATCTTGATGTTTGTAAAGATAGATTGTATTGCGATGATAAAAATGATATTCACAGACTTGCATCACAGAGTGCAATGGCACTAATTGCTAAAAAGTTAATTTCAACTTTAGCTTGTATTTTAACATATACAATGGATGAATTATTAGAGTTTGCTCCAAAATTTATAAAAGAAAATTGTGAAGATATTTTTGATTATAAAAAATTTGACTTGCCACAAGTTGAGTCTTCTATAAATGAAGAAATTTTGATAGAGGCGAAAGAAAAATTCTCTGAAATAAAAGATTCATTAAGTAAAGAAAAAGTTATCAAATCAACTTTAGAGTTGATGATTTATACAAATTGTGAAGAAATTTTAGCTTTAGATGAAGTAGAATCAAGTGATTGGTTCTTAGTAAGTTCTGTAACAAATAATAAACAAAACTCTGATATACTTGGAAGTTTCCAAATTGATGGAAAAGATTTTGAAGTTTACAAAGCAGTTGCACACAAATGTCCAAGATGTTGGAAGTTTACAGCAACAGCTGAAGAAACTCTTTGTAATAGATGTGAAGAAGTTTTAAAATAG